GCAGGTCGCTGAAAGAGGGTAGCGAGCCGCGTTGGGAGCGCCACGGGGTCGGATGCAAGGCAGCGCGACGACGCGATACCGCTGCGTATCGGGGAGGAGAGCTAACGACGTCAGACGGCCCCGTGCCGCCCCAACCCGAAGGGAGCAGGGGGGTTGCGGGATCCAGCGTTCGTCTCTCCTCGTCGCCATAGCTTAGGCTATGCCTCCTCGTCGTTCCTGCCCTGGACGCCCGCAAGCCCCCTGCTCGCGGCCGCACTCCCCTTTTTCAGCGACCTGCTAACGGTCGAAGAGGGTGGCCTGCGGACCGGCCGACGGGTCGGGCAACTCGTAGCCGAACCGGTGCAGCGCCCTCTTGGTGGCGACGCGCCCGCGCGGCGTCCGCATGAGATAGCCGGTCTGGATGAGGAACGGCTCGTATACCTCCTCCAGGGTCCCCGAGTCCTCACCCACCGCCACCGCGAGGGTGTTGAGGCCGACGGGCCCGCCCTCGAAGTCCTCTATGATCGTCTTGAGGATGCGGGCGTCCATGCCGTCCAGGCCGTACTCGTCCACGTCGAGCAGGCGCAGCGCCTGGTCGGCCACGTCCGCCGTGATGTGGCCCTCGGCACGCACCTGGGCGTAGTCGCGCACCCTGCGCAGGAGACGGTTCGCCACGCGCGGCGTCCCGCGCGCCCGCTTGGCGATCTCCCTGGCGCCGTCGTCGTCGCACTCGATACCCAGGATCTCGGCGCTGCGCGCCACGATCACCCGCAGGTCGTCGGCCGGATAGTAGCCCAGGCGCTGCACGATCCCGAAGCGCGTGCGCATGGGCGGGGTCAGCAGGCCGAAGCGCGTGGTCGCGCCCACCAGGCTGAAGCGCTCCACCGTCATCCTCACGGTCTGCGCCTTGGGGCCCTCGGAAAGACGGATGTCGATCC
This sequence is a window from Gemmatimonadota bacterium. Protein-coding genes within it:
- the ruvB gene encoding Holliday junction branch migration DNA helicase RuvB — its product is MKTEITTPAPLQEDEAVEPSLRPQRLREFIGQQPVKQALGIAIEAALSRQEALDHTLLHGPPGLGKTTLAMLMARELGVNLKTTSGPVLEKPGDLVGILTNLRERDILFIDEVHRLRPVIEEFLYPAMEDYRIDIRLSEGPKAQTVRMTVERFSLVGATTRFGLLTPPMRTRFGIVQRLGYYPADDLRVIVARSAEILGIECDDDGAREIAKRARGTPRVANRLLRRVRDYAQVRAEGHITADVADQALRLLDVDEYGLDGMDARILKTIIEDFEGGPVGLNTLAVAVGEDSGTLEEVYEPFLIQTGYLMRTPRGRVATKRALHRFGYELPDPSAGPQATLFDR